One genomic window of Candidatus Pseudobacter hemicellulosilyticus includes the following:
- a CDS encoding zinc-dependent metalloprotease yields the protein MTDWRKPFLPLLAGITLFACMPAANAQKDSTQKTIPSAAGMKPYKQVITDSARTRSSFFKIHTLKERFYFEIPDTMLGKDLLAVTRIDKGAYGFVMPFVQLGYSGDECGRMVIRFEKIPGDKLALRSVKFTNLADDSSSNGLARSLANNQTQAIEAVFPVKAYNPEDHSSVIDVTDFLTGKSMTTALITPIPLFGNIFDFTVPDRSFVSDIMAFPENIEVMTTKTLLNKANTTITMELNTSFIRLPQIPMKPRLADLRVGYFSNEYMDFSSDPVAVRRARYIQRWRLEPKPGEEERYNRGELVEPKKPIVIYIDPATPEKWVPFLIAGVNDWQAAFEKAGFKNAIIGKEAPAGDSSWSLYDARHSVIVYKPSAIQNASGPNVNDPRTGEILETHINWYHSVQSLIRKWYVIQAGAIDPGAQQPELDDELMGQLIRFVSSHEVGHTLGLKHNFGSSSTVPVEKLRNKAWVEANGHTPSIMDYARFNYVAQPEDSISRQGIFPRIGEYDKWAIEWGYKWLPRFPTAESEKSFMNKWVVEQLAAGSKYFYGSQLEPLTDEYPFNTDPRSQSEDLGDDVVLASGYGLKNLKRIRPQLMAWAVKPGENYDGAATLYNELVNQYSRFIVHVFRSIGGVYITPKTAEQAGPVFELVPRNKQKKAMAFLQQELFATPVWLMDTELYQVSNAGFAAVPKLQNEALGALLDQAKVLLAQEREFPGNNYPAAELLEDLRKGIFSELVAGKPVTDVVRRDLQNMYVKKLAAVLVSNSTDLSQFRTVLTTHARLLARTLSAAAVSTTQPLLKAHLSGLQAHLEAALNYKPVLVINPAAGKPAGTTSSFFDDLFRQECW from the coding sequence ATGACAGATTGGAGAAAGCCGTTCCTGCCCTTGCTGGCAGGTATCACCCTGTTTGCCTGCATGCCGGCGGCCAATGCACAGAAAGACAGCACACAAAAGACCATTCCTTCAGCAGCCGGTATGAAGCCCTATAAACAGGTGATCACGGACAGCGCCCGGACCCGGTCAAGCTTTTTTAAAATACATACCCTTAAAGAACGGTTCTATTTCGAGATCCCCGATACCATGCTGGGCAAGGATCTGCTGGCCGTTACGCGCATTGATAAAGGCGCCTATGGTTTTGTAATGCCCTTTGTGCAGTTGGGCTATAGCGGAGATGAATGCGGGCGTATGGTGATCCGCTTTGAAAAAATACCGGGTGATAAGCTGGCCCTGCGTTCTGTCAAATTCACCAACCTGGCGGACGATAGCAGCAGCAACGGCCTGGCCCGCTCGCTGGCCAATAACCAGACCCAGGCCATTGAAGCTGTTTTTCCGGTTAAAGCCTATAACCCGGAAGACCATAGTTCGGTAATAGATGTAACGGATTTCCTGACCGGCAAATCCATGACCACTGCGCTGATCACGCCTATTCCCCTGTTCGGCAATATTTTCGATTTTACCGTACCCGACCGTTCTTTTGTCTCCGATATCATGGCCTTCCCGGAGAACATTGAGGTAATGACCACCAAGACCCTGTTGAACAAGGCGAACACGACTATCACCATGGAATTGAATACCTCCTTTATCCGCCTGCCGCAAATACCGATGAAGCCAAGGCTGGCCGATCTGCGGGTAGGGTATTTTTCCAATGAATACATGGACTTCAGCAGTGATCCTGTTGCCGTACGCAGAGCCAGGTATATCCAGCGCTGGCGTCTGGAGCCAAAACCAGGGGAGGAAGAAAGGTATAACAGGGGTGAGCTGGTGGAACCGAAAAAACCGATCGTTATCTATATTGATCCGGCCACACCTGAAAAATGGGTGCCTTTTCTCATTGCCGGGGTCAACGACTGGCAGGCGGCCTTTGAAAAAGCTGGTTTCAAAAATGCTATCATCGGTAAGGAAGCGCCGGCCGGTGACAGCAGCTGGAGCCTCTACGATGCCCGTCATTCCGTGATCGTGTACAAACCATCCGCTATTCAGAATGCCAGCGGTCCCAATGTGAACGACCCCCGTACCGGCGAGATCCTGGAAACGCATATAAATTGGTACCACAGTGTGCAATCCCTGATCCGCAAATGGTATGTTATCCAGGCCGGCGCCATTGATCCCGGTGCGCAGCAGCCTGAACTGGACGACGAACTAATGGGGCAGCTGATCCGTTTTGTTTCTTCCCATGAAGTGGGGCATACCCTGGGACTGAAGCACAACTTTGGCTCCTCTTCCACGGTGCCGGTAGAAAAGCTGCGCAACAAAGCCTGGGTGGAGGCCAATGGCCATACGCCTTCCATCATGGACTATGCACGTTTCAACTATGTAGCGCAGCCGGAGGACAGCATCAGCCGTCAGGGTATCTTCCCACGTATTGGTGAGTATGATAAATGGGCCATTGAATGGGGCTACAAATGGCTGCCCCGGTTCCCGACCGCCGAATCGGAAAAGTCGTTTATGAATAAATGGGTGGTGGAGCAGCTGGCTGCCGGCAGCAAGTATTTTTATGGCAGTCAGCTGGAGCCGTTGACTGATGAATACCCGTTCAATACGGATCCCCGCAGCCAGAGCGAAGACCTGGGTGATGATGTGGTGCTGGCCAGCGGATATGGCCTCAAAAACCTGAAAAGGATCCGGCCCCAGCTAATGGCATGGGCTGTTAAACCCGGTGAGAACTATGATGGCGCAGCCACTTTGTACAACGAGCTGGTGAACCAGTACAGTCGTTTTATTGTGCATGTGTTTCGCAGCATCGGCGGTGTATATATTACCCCAAAGACGGCGGAGCAGGCAGGGCCTGTGTTTGAGCTGGTGCCCCGTAACAAGCAAAAGAAAGCAATGGCCTTTCTGCAGCAGGAGCTTTTTGCCACACCGGTATGGCTGATGGATACGGAATTATACCAGGTCAGCAATGCCGGCTTTGCAGCCGTACCTAAGTTGCAGAATGAAGCCCTGGGCGCCTTGCTGGACCAGGCAAAAGTACTGCTGGCGCAGGAAAGGGAATTTCCCGGGAACAACTATCCGGCAGCCGAACTGCTCGAAGATCTGCGTAAAGGTATTTTCTCAGAGCTGGTTGCTGGCAAGCCTGTTACCGATGTGGTTCGCCGCGACCTGCAGAATATGTATGTGAAAAAACTGGCAGCTGTTCTGGTGAGTAACAGTACGGACCTGTCGCAGTTCAGGACCGTGCTGACAACCCATGCCCGGTTGCTGGCCAGGACCTTGTCTGCCGCTGCTGTCAGCACCACACAGCCCCTGTTAAAAGCACATCTGAGTGGACTGCAGGCACACCTGGAGGCAGCCCTGAACTATAAACCGGTGCTGGTGATCAACCCTGCCGCAGGAAAGCCGGCCGGAACTACCAGTTCGTTCTTTGATGATTTGTTCCGCCAGGAATGCTGGTAA
- a CDS encoding RagB/SusD family nutrient uptake outer membrane protein, which produces MKINITFLFSIATLMAVSSCGKKYLDYKPDQRQVVPQKLDDFQALLDNTTVMNEQSSTNLGLIGGDEYYVTEAQYNGIVTSTTNDFQKNAYIWADQVFQGREPVQIDWTAGYNHIMLANLALGKTADSGPEAGEQEKWNLLKGNALFFRALNFYQLAQLHCPVYNAATAREDLGLPLRLDADPTIKMARSSVEDTYLRIIADLTAAEGLLPDNPVVFFRPGKAAVYALLTRVYMQQGLYDKALDYANKCLQLNSRLTDFNTLSFTGNFTFPAQGNNNVEVIFMNNAYGFIIVSSTATGGSTFNADSALLKSYTPGDLRYNAYWTQSGARTVFKGSYKGTAAYFTGFATDEVYLNRAECLARTSQPAAALTDLNTLRQHRFTPGSYVELNSSDEQQVLDWVIAERRKELVVRGTRWEDLRRLNKEPRYATAIVRQLGATRYELKPGDVKWTWPLPVEAIQNGGYEQNLR; this is translated from the coding sequence ATGAAAATCAACATCACTTTTCTGTTCTCCATAGCCACTTTGATGGCAGTAAGTTCCTGCGGTAAAAAATACCTCGACTACAAACCGGACCAACGGCAGGTAGTGCCGCAAAAGCTGGACGATTTCCAGGCATTGCTGGACAATACCACCGTCATGAACGAACAAAGCAGCACCAACCTGGGCCTTATAGGCGGCGATGAATATTATGTAACGGAAGCACAATACAACGGCATTGTTACAAGCACCACCAATGATTTCCAGAAGAATGCCTATATCTGGGCCGATCAGGTTTTCCAGGGGCGGGAGCCGGTGCAGATTGACTGGACGGCAGGGTATAACCATATCATGCTGGCCAACCTGGCGCTGGGTAAAACAGCTGATAGCGGACCCGAAGCCGGTGAACAGGAAAAATGGAACCTGCTGAAGGGAAATGCGCTGTTTTTCCGCGCACTGAATTTTTATCAGCTGGCGCAGCTGCATTGTCCTGTATACAATGCTGCTACTGCCCGGGAAGACCTGGGGCTGCCCCTGCGCCTTGATGCAGACCCTACCATTAAAATGGCCCGCTCCAGCGTGGAAGATACCTACCTGCGTATCATTGCTGATCTGACAGCCGCCGAAGGCTTGCTGCCGGACAATCCGGTGGTCTTCTTCAGGCCCGGCAAGGCGGCAGTATATGCCCTGCTCACGCGTGTGTATATGCAGCAGGGACTGTATGACAAGGCGCTCGATTATGCCAATAAATGCCTGCAGCTGAACAGCAGGCTCACTGATTTCAATACGCTTTCCTTCACCGGCAATTTCACTTTTCCGGCACAGGGCAATAACAATGTGGAAGTGATATTTATGAATAACGCTTATGGTTTTATCATTGTCAGCTCTACCGCCACCGGTGGCTCTACCTTCAATGCCGACTCTGCACTGCTGAAAAGTTATACGCCCGGTGATCTTCGCTATAATGCCTATTGGACCCAAAGTGGCGCCCGAACTGTGTTTAAAGGCAGCTATAAAGGCACCGCTGCTTACTTCACCGGCTTTGCAACGGATGAGGTGTATCTGAACCGGGCAGAATGCCTGGCCCGCACCAGCCAGCCTGCAGCAGCCTTAACTGATCTCAATACCTTGCGGCAGCACCGCTTTACGCCTGGCAGCTATGTAGAGTTGAACAGCAGTGATGAACAGCAGGTACTGGACTGGGTGATAGCAGAAAGAAGGAAAGAACTGGTGGTGCGTGGCACCCGCTGGGAAGACCTGCGCCGGCTCAACAAAGAACCGCGTTATGCCACTGCCATTGTACGCCAGCTGGGCGCCACCCGCTACGAGCTGAAACCCGGCGACGTAAAATGGACCTGGCCATTGCCGGTAGAAGCCATCCAGAATGGCGGCTATGAGCAAAACCTTCGCTGA